The proteins below come from a single Holdemania massiliensis genomic window:
- a CDS encoding carbohydrate kinase family protein: MKKLIAIGEALIDFIPSQSGRIQDIPAFEPHVGGAPCNVCGAFARLGGSSAMITQLGQDPFGDKIVDELQAVGVDTSLIARTAQANTSLAFVALQPDGNRQFCFFRNPGADMLMQPEQLQSDWFEDCGFLHFCSVSLGDFPMRQAHRQAIALARSHGALISFDPNIRLPLWSNPQACQDAVRDFLPLADIVKISDEELEFITGTSDLHQAKDILFRNPQTQLVLYTCGSQGAYVLTRYIEIYEPSFTVEALDTTGAGDGFIGSFLYQCARDQVKDFSACSAVQLRRYLKASTAFCAASIQQKGAISSYPDTLTE, from the coding sequence GTGAAAAAATTAATTGCGATCGGGGAAGCCTTAATCGACTTCATTCCTTCCCAATCCGGCCGAATTCAGGATATTCCGGCTTTTGAACCGCATGTCGGCGGCGCTCCCTGCAATGTCTGCGGTGCGTTTGCCCGTTTAGGCGGAAGCAGCGCGATGATCACGCAGCTAGGCCAGGATCCCTTTGGCGATAAGATTGTCGATGAACTGCAGGCGGTCGGGGTGGATACGTCGCTGATTGCCCGAACGGCACAAGCCAACACCTCACTGGCCTTTGTCGCCCTGCAGCCGGACGGCAACCGTCAGTTCTGTTTTTTCCGCAATCCGGGCGCGGATATGCTGATGCAGCCGGAACAGCTTCAGTCCGACTGGTTTGAGGACTGCGGCTTCCTGCATTTCTGCAGCGTCAGCCTCGGCGATTTTCCCATGCGTCAAGCTCACCGTCAGGCGATTGCCCTGGCCCGCAGTCATGGGGCATTGATCAGCTTTGATCCGAATATCCGTCTGCCGCTGTGGTCCAATCCCCAAGCCTGCCAAGATGCCGTCCGGGACTTCCTGCCGTTAGCGGATATTGTAAAAATTTCGGATGAGGAACTGGAATTCATTACCGGAACATCAGATCTGCATCAGGCCAAAGACATCCTGTTCCGCAATCCGCAGACGCAGTTAGTGCTTTATACCTGCGGCAGCCAAGGAGCTTATGTTCTGACCCGGTACATCGAAATCTACGAACCTTCCTTCACCGTTGAAGCTCTCGATACCACCGGAGCCGGCGATGGCTTCATCGGCTCTTTCCTCTATCAATGTGCCCGTGATCAAGTAAAGGATTTCAGTGCCTGTTCCGCTGTTCAGCTGCGCCGCTATCTCAAAGCCAGCACGGCCTTCTGCGCCGCCAGCATCCAGCAAAAAGGCGCGATCTCTTCCTACCCTGATACACTGACCGAATAG